The Nitrospira tepida genome includes a window with the following:
- a CDS encoding VOC family protein has translation MSQPQVKPIPDGMHTVTPHLVCAGAADAIEFYKKAFNAVELGRVPGLGGKLLHAHIRIGDSAVLLVDEFPDWHSFGPKSLKGSPVTIHLYVQDVDACFKQAVAAGAKVTMPVEDTFWGDRYGKLEDPFGHHWSVATHVRDVKPEELQAAARKACG, from the coding sequence CCCCGCACTTGGTCTGCGCCGGCGCGGCGGACGCCATCGAATTTTACAAGAAGGCCTTCAATGCCGTGGAACTGGGGAGAGTGCCGGGACTAGGAGGCAAACTCCTCCATGCCCATATCCGAATCGGTGATTCGGCCGTCCTGCTTGTCGATGAATTTCCCGATTGGCATTCGTTCGGGCCGAAGTCCCTCAAGGGTTCGCCGGTCACGATCCATCTGTATGTCCAGGACGTGGACGCGTGCTTCAAACAAGCCGTGGCAGCCGGGGCGAAAGTGACGATGCCGGTTGAAGACACGTTCTGGGGGGATCGCTACGGTAAACTCGAAGACCCCTTCGGGCACCACTGGTCGGTCGCCACGCACGTTCGCGATGTGAAGCCGGAAGAACTGCAAGCGGCGGCGCGGAAGGCTTGCGGGTAA